Proteins encoded in a region of the Rhodococcus sp. SBT000017 genome:
- a CDS encoding ABC transporter substrate-binding protein: MNPHEWPRTWQPSRRDFLRSALVAAGAITAGGALSSCSNSVDPNVTTLGSRLSDPNSKLGVEDFVAMYRQQTGRQLAVNTVDSTSFQENVNNYLQGTPDDVVTWMGGYRVKYFAEKGLVEDLSPIWANHGGGFNESFRENSTGMDGKQYLIPFFYYPWAVFYRPSLWAERGYEPPATYDQWVALSKQMQADGLTPIGFGARDGWPPFGTFDYLNLRLNGVEFHRTLLAGDVSWTDNRVRSVFDTWRELLPFHQPQPLGRKIADAQMALLNKSVGSLVAGMFVAQSFPAGAERDDLDFFTFPELDSAVGTSTVEAPMDGFMMRTDPRNRPGAEDFLTYMTGPDPAVAYAKQDPQAIPAHRDADLSSFPALVRKSADLVQNAEEITQFFDRDTRPDFASIVMIPALQQFIGNPDDVDGLVRSIERQKSAVFGT, encoded by the coding sequence ATGAACCCACACGAGTGGCCGCGCACGTGGCAGCCGTCCCGACGCGACTTCCTGCGATCAGCACTCGTCGCCGCGGGTGCGATCACCGCCGGTGGCGCACTGTCGTCGTGCTCGAACAGCGTCGACCCGAATGTCACCACGCTCGGCTCACGCTTGTCCGACCCCAACTCCAAGCTGGGTGTCGAGGACTTCGTCGCGATGTACCGACAGCAGACCGGGCGGCAGCTCGCCGTCAACACCGTCGACTCCACGTCGTTCCAGGAGAACGTCAACAACTACCTCCAGGGCACGCCCGACGATGTCGTCACCTGGATGGGTGGGTACCGGGTGAAGTACTTCGCCGAGAAGGGTCTGGTGGAGGACCTGTCGCCGATCTGGGCGAACCACGGCGGCGGCTTCAACGAGAGCTTCCGCGAGAACTCGACCGGCATGGACGGCAAGCAGTACCTGATCCCGTTCTTCTACTACCCGTGGGCGGTGTTCTACCGACCGAGCCTGTGGGCCGAGCGTGGGTACGAGCCCCCGGCGACGTACGACCAGTGGGTGGCGCTGAGCAAGCAGATGCAGGCCGACGGCCTCACCCCGATCGGCTTCGGTGCCCGCGACGGATGGCCACCGTTCGGAACGTTCGACTACCTCAATCTGCGGCTCAACGGCGTCGAGTTCCACCGAACCCTGCTCGCAGGCGACGTGAGCTGGACCGACAATCGCGTGCGCTCCGTGTTCGACACCTGGCGGGAACTGCTGCCGTTCCACCAGCCACAGCCACTGGGCCGCAAGATCGCCGACGCGCAGATGGCACTGCTGAACAAGAGCGTCGGGTCGCTCGTCGCCGGCATGTTCGTCGCCCAGAGCTTCCCCGCCGGTGCCGAACGCGACGATCTGGACTTCTTCACCTTCCCCGAACTCGACTCCGCCGTAGGAACATCCACGGTCGAGGCACCGATGGATGGGTTCATGATGCGCACCGACCCTCGCAACCGGCCCGGAGCCGAGGACTTCCTCACCTACATGACCGGCCCCGACCCTGCCGTCGCCTACGCGAAGCAGGATCCGCAGGCCATTCCCGCTCATCGTGATGCCGACCTGTCGAGTTTCCCTGCGCTGGTCCGCAAATCGGCGGACCTCGTGCAGAACGCCGAGGAGATCACCCAGTTCTTCGACCGCGATACCCGTCCCGATTTCGCGTCGATCGTCATGATCCCGGCCCTGCAGCAGTTCATCGGTAACCCCGACGATGTCGACGGCCTGGTACGCAGTATCGAACGCCAGAAGTCAGCGGTGTTCGGAACATGA
- a CDS encoding carbohydrate ABC transporter permease yields the protein MTAPERVKSPKVRRSVREKWTIALMLGVPALIVIGLVWIPTIFTVILSFARWDGIGGTSSIEWIGTQNYVDAVQAYPPFQQALHNNVLWLVFLFLVPTVIGILLAILLDKNLKGSRLYQSIFYIPVVLSMALIGFIWQLIYSTEGGVLNSLLGTDVDWLGDPDINIWAVMVAAGWRHTGYIMLLYLAGLKAIDPSVREAAVMDGAGPIRTFFSVIFPLMKNTNLLIVVITVIEALRAFDLVWVINRGRNGLELISALVTANVVGEAGRIGFGSALATVMLLISLVFIALYLAIVLRSKD from the coding sequence ATGACCGCACCCGAACGGGTCAAGTCGCCGAAGGTTCGGCGCAGTGTTCGCGAGAAGTGGACGATCGCGCTCATGCTCGGGGTCCCCGCGCTGATCGTCATCGGGCTCGTCTGGATTCCGACGATCTTCACGGTGATCCTGTCGTTCGCCCGCTGGGACGGCATCGGCGGCACGTCGAGCATCGAGTGGATCGGCACCCAGAACTACGTCGACGCGGTGCAGGCCTACCCGCCGTTCCAACAGGCCCTGCACAACAACGTGCTCTGGCTCGTCTTCCTGTTCCTCGTCCCCACCGTCATCGGTATCCTGCTGGCGATCCTTCTGGACAAGAACCTCAAGGGATCTCGGCTGTACCAGAGCATCTTCTACATTCCCGTGGTGCTGTCGATGGCCCTCATCGGCTTCATCTGGCAACTCATCTACTCCACCGAGGGTGGCGTCCTCAACAGCCTGCTGGGTACCGACGTCGACTGGCTCGGCGACCCGGACATCAACATCTGGGCCGTGATGGTCGCAGCCGGTTGGCGTCACACCGGTTACATCATGCTGTTGTACTTGGCCGGCCTCAAGGCCATCGATCCGTCCGTCCGCGAAGCCGCGGTGATGGACGGCGCCGGTCCGATCCGCACGTTCTTCAGCGTCATCTTCCCGCTGATGAAGAACACCAATCTGCTCATCGTCGTCATCACCGTCATCGAGGCACTGCGCGCCTTCGACCTGGTCTGGGTGATCAACAGGGGCAGAAACGGATTGGAACTGATATCGGCGTTGGTCACCGCCAACGTCGTCGGTGAAGCAGGCCGCATCGGCTTCGGCTCGGCCCTCGCGACAGTCATGCTTCTCATCTCTCTCGTCTTCATCGCCCTGTACCTCGCCATCGTTCTTCGGAGCAAAGACTGA